A genomic region of Deinococcus aerolatus contains the following coding sequences:
- a CDS encoding proline iminopeptidase-family hydrolase: MTRPSPNPATYFDMTGRNDRLSGGVKRIPVDTPCGTFRVWTKRVGNHPTIKVLLLHGGPGATHEYFEAFDSYFPAAGIEYYYYDQLGSAYSDQPDLPELWELPRFVEEVEQVRQALGLTHENFFLLGHSWGGILALEYALKYPEQLRGLIISNMMASIPQYNAYARSVLMPSMDPQVLTDIQQLEADSDFDNPRYMELLVRHHYVHHVLRLPPEDWPDPVNRAFRHINSSIYVPLQGPSELGASGKLVNWDRTADLKRISIPTLVIGAQHDTMDPAHMAWMARELPNGRHLHCPDGSHMALYDDQERYFEGLIGFLHEVDE; encoded by the coding sequence ATGACGCGTCCCTCGCCAAACCCCGCCACCTACTTCGACATGACCGGACGTAACGACCGACTGAGTGGCGGTGTCAAACGCATCCCTGTCGATACGCCCTGCGGCACATTCCGGGTCTGGACCAAACGTGTGGGCAACCACCCGACCATCAAGGTGCTGTTGCTCCACGGAGGGCCCGGCGCCACCCACGAATACTTCGAGGCCTTCGACAGCTACTTTCCAGCCGCAGGCATCGAGTACTACTACTATGACCAGCTCGGCTCGGCTTACAGCGATCAGCCGGACCTTCCAGAGTTGTGGGAGCTGCCGCGTTTCGTCGAGGAAGTCGAGCAGGTGCGCCAGGCACTCGGGCTAACTCACGAGAACTTCTTCCTGCTGGGACACTCCTGGGGCGGTATCCTCGCCCTGGAGTACGCCCTGAAGTACCCAGAGCAGCTCAGGGGCCTGATCATCTCCAACATGATGGCCAGCATTCCGCAGTACAACGCCTACGCCCGCTCGGTGCTGATGCCCAGCATGGACCCGCAGGTGCTGACCGACATTCAGCAGCTGGAAGCCGACTCGGACTTCGACAACCCGCGTTACATGGAACTGCTGGTGCGGCATCATTACGTGCATCACGTGCTGCGTCTGCCGCCTGAGGACTGGCCCGATCCGGTCAACCGCGCTTTCAGGCACATCAATTCGTCTATTTATGTTCCGCTACAGGGCCCCAGCGAACTGGGCGCGAGCGGCAAGCTGGTGAACTGGGACCGAACCGCAGACCTGAAACGGATCTCAATTCCAACGCTGGTGATCGGCGCCCAGCATGACACCATGGACCCCGCACACATGGCCTGGATGGCCCGCGAACTGCCCAACGGTCGCCACCTTCATTGTCCGGACGGGAGCCACATGGCCCTGTATGACGATCAGGAACGCTACTTTGAAGGCTTGATTGGGTTTCTGCATGAAGTGGACGAATAG
- a CDS encoding integrase core domain-containing protein, which yields MSDGGSDFTSQAFRPVRRRAAGLRRKCRSTVEWVDRTLKYEWIFRQVVREVTELRVQCAQFQQQYNTERLHTALRCAYPWVKLGAAVKRGFTA from the coding sequence ATGTCGGATGGAGGGTCAGATTTCACGTCGCAGGCGTTCAGGCCTGTGAGGAGGCGGGCAGCTGGATTAAGGCGAAAGTGTCGCAGCACGGTGGAATGGGTCGACCGAACGCTGAAATACGAATGGATCTTCCGGCAAGTGGTGCGCGAAGTTACCGAACTCCGCGTCCAGTGCGCCCAATTCCAGCAGCAGTACAACACGGAGAGACTGCACACAGCACTAAGATGTGCCTACCCCTGGGTCAAACTGGGCGCAGCGGTGAAGAGGGGCTTCACCGCTTAA
- a CDS encoding ABC transporter permease, whose translation MATKSNLFAYLMALLSILLVWQVASLFVPGFLFPAPAQVLPQLPAAAAHWSFWEAVSVSLLQLLAGFATAVVLVGVLLWPTLTFLPFRRYVAAFTGILQAIPPVALIPLLVLLLGFGGAPVLVVVAVAAFFPMSLSMIGAIDHLNRLHLDAVRVLGATQRQMLRRVVIPEMLPALLSGAQAGFGNAWRSLIAAQMVLGVSEGLGGSIQRASQVGDMTTVLLDVTVIAVLAAGLNVWLFEGLKRRYLSWRTA comes from the coding sequence ATGGCAACCAAAAGTAACTTGTTCGCATATCTGATGGCTTTACTGAGCATCCTGCTGGTCTGGCAGGTGGCGTCCTTGTTCGTGCCGGGATTCCTGTTTCCCGCGCCGGCCCAGGTGCTGCCCCAGCTCCCCGCCGCCGCCGCCCACTGGAGCTTTTGGGAAGCGGTTTCGGTGAGTCTGCTGCAGCTTCTGGCCGGCTTCGCCACGGCTGTGGTTCTGGTGGGCGTGCTGCTCTGGCCGACGCTGACCTTTCTTCCGTTCCGGCGTTACGTGGCGGCATTCACCGGCATTCTGCAGGCCATCCCACCCGTGGCGCTTATTCCACTGCTGGTGCTGTTGCTGGGATTTGGTGGGGCGCCCGTGCTCGTGGTCGTCGCGGTTGCTGCGTTCTTCCCCATGAGCCTGAGCATGATCGGCGCGATTGATCACCTCAATCGCCTTCATCTGGACGCGGTCCGTGTGCTGGGAGCCACTCAGCGTCAGATGCTGCGCCGCGTCGTCATACCGGAGATGTTGCCTGCCCTGCTTTCCGGCGCACAGGCCGGCTTCGGAAACGCCTGGCGTTCGTTGATCGCCGCTCAGATGGTCCTGGGGGTCAGCGAGGGGCTCGGCGGCAGCATCCAGCGGGCCTCACAGGTGGGGGATATGACAACCGTGCTTCTTGACGTGACCGTGATCGCCGTGCTTGCGGCCGGACTCAACGTGTGGCTGTTTGAAGGCCTCAAGCGCCGCTATCTTTCCTGGAGAACGGCGTGA
- a CDS encoding ABC transporter ATP-binding protein → MSSVTFEHVDKTFGSLNVLQGIDLLVEAGTFVALVGPSGTGKSTLLRMVAGLELPTSGQVLVGGEAVLGPDASRTLVFQEHGLLPWLTLQDNVALGLEFQGMPRVEARGHASQWLARVSLAEFARYYPHQVSGGMRQRTALVRALSVQPRVLLLDEPFGALDALTRLHLQQELSGLWTGGEMTVLMVTHDVEEALYLADRVIVLGPRPGRVIADHPVPQPRPRSRAAPSLLELRHRILADLGVNEFHPPKEVSLT, encoded by the coding sequence GTGAGCTCGGTCACCTTCGAGCATGTCGACAAAACCTTCGGCAGTCTCAACGTTCTCCAGGGCATTGACCTGTTGGTGGAGGCGGGTACATTCGTCGCCCTGGTTGGGCCATCAGGTACGGGCAAATCCACGCTGCTGCGCATGGTGGCCGGGCTGGAACTGCCCACCTCCGGACAGGTGCTGGTCGGCGGCGAAGCTGTTCTGGGACCGGACGCCTCGCGCACCCTGGTGTTCCAGGAGCACGGTCTCCTGCCCTGGTTGACCCTGCAGGACAATGTCGCGCTGGGGCTGGAATTCCAGGGCATGCCCCGGGTTGAGGCGCGGGGGCACGCCAGCCAATGGCTTGCCCGCGTTTCCCTGGCTGAATTCGCCAGGTATTACCCGCATCAGGTGTCCGGAGGCATGCGCCAGAGAACCGCTCTGGTCCGGGCCCTGTCGGTCCAGCCCCGCGTGCTGCTGCTGGACGAACCGTTCGGTGCGCTCGACGCCCTCACACGGTTGCATCTTCAGCAGGAACTGAGCGGACTGTGGACCGGCGGAGAGATGACGGTATTGATGGTGACCCACGATGTGGAAGAAGCCCTCTATCTCGCCGACCGGGTCATTGTGCTTGGTCCGCGCCCCGGCCGGGTCATTGCCGATCACCCTGTGCCGCAGCCTCGTCCGCGCAGCCGGGCGGCACCTTCGTTGCTTGAGCTGCGCCACCGGATTCTCGCTGACCTTGGCGTCAACGAGTTCCACCCCCCGAAAGAGGTCTCCCTGACATGA
- a CDS encoding ABC transporter substrate-binding protein → MIRKLLFLLPLTLAGIGHAEKVRIGYVQVLPTALSLIAQEQGYYKDQGLDVELIPFGSGPVLMQALVGGKLDAAQVGFAPVYVWAARGAPVRVVAKAANADLSILVKSDSNIKGPGDLKNKRVGVLPPGSVPETLFSGLVLPKFGVDSKSVTIVNSEAPNLVGGLATNRFDAAVLLEPWTTIAQLQLPLREAYNINTLWKSSLGAVLAVHTSLINKQPETVKKLVAVQAKAVNFVKQQPEAAAEILARQFFPNGVKTEQGTVPGPQVVRAALKGLVYDAKITTADLKSAEEYGQLLQRLGNVDKTVPINQVVHQRFTR, encoded by the coding sequence ATGATTAGAAAACTCCTGTTCCTTCTTCCATTGACGCTCGCTGGCATAGGACATGCCGAAAAAGTTCGCATCGGCTACGTGCAGGTGCTTCCCACTGCCCTGTCCCTGATCGCGCAGGAGCAGGGCTATTACAAGGACCAGGGCCTCGATGTGGAACTGATTCCCTTCGGCAGCGGTCCTGTGCTGATGCAGGCCCTGGTCGGTGGAAAGCTTGACGCGGCACAGGTGGGTTTTGCGCCCGTCTACGTCTGGGCGGCCCGTGGAGCGCCGGTACGTGTCGTTGCGAAGGCAGCGAATGCGGATCTCAGCATCCTCGTCAAGAGCGATTCGAACATCAAAGGTCCCGGAGATCTGAAGAACAAGCGGGTGGGGGTCCTTCCCCCAGGGAGTGTTCCCGAAACCCTGTTCTCGGGATTGGTCCTTCCCAAATTTGGTGTGGACAGCAAATCGGTGACGATCGTGAATTCGGAAGCGCCGAACCTGGTTGGTGGACTGGCAACCAACCGGTTTGACGCAGCGGTGCTGCTGGAACCGTGGACGACCATCGCGCAACTGCAACTTCCATTGCGCGAGGCCTACAACATCAACACCTTGTGGAAGTCATCGCTGGGTGCGGTGCTGGCGGTTCACACGAGCCTGATCAACAAGCAGCCGGAAACGGTCAAGAAGCTCGTCGCCGTTCAGGCCAAGGCCGTGAACTTCGTGAAACAGCAGCCCGAAGCGGCGGCAGAAATCCTTGCCAGGCAGTTTTTCCCCAACGGCGTTAAGACCGAACAGGGCACTGTTCCCGGTCCACAGGTGGTGCGGGCGGCCCTGAAGGGGCTCGTCTATGACGCAAAGATCACCACCGCAGATCTGAAGTCCGCAGAGGAGTACGGGCAACTCCTGCAGCGCCTCGGCAATGTGGACAAAACAGTGCCGATCAATCAGGTGGTGCACCAGCGCTTCACGCGGTAG
- a CDS encoding alpha/beta fold hydrolase yields the protein MNQALKQSGTVLTLALLSGAALAGGTSGARQDGMLAVNGAQIHYVSQGSGTPMLLLHGYPLSGELFARNRDALASAGYRVITIDHRGYGQSVAPEGDAGSIQTYAKDALAVMDQLNVPSAIIGGMSMGGPIVFEMYRTAPERFKGMLLIDTIANPANVVEKAVWGGMAQKAVTYGPQSLVGELLKDMLTGQTRLSKPGDAKFLGDIVKQASVAGDVAGARALSERPDSLPMLGTITVPTLILEGVEDTVYPPPFAMKMQQNIAGSKLVLIPGAAHAAIYENADAANRAIVDWGRSQNFR from the coding sequence ATGAATCAAGCACTCAAACAATCCGGCACCGTACTTACTCTGGCCCTTCTTTCCGGCGCCGCCCTGGCCGGCGGTACGAGCGGTGCCCGTCAGGACGGCATGCTCGCCGTGAACGGCGCGCAGATTCATTACGTCTCGCAGGGCAGCGGCACCCCCATGCTGCTGCTGCACGGTTATCCCCTGAGTGGCGAGCTGTTCGCCCGCAACCGGGACGCCCTGGCCAGTGCGGGGTACCGCGTGATCACCATTGACCACCGCGGTTACGGTCAGAGCGTGGCGCCTGAGGGCGATGCCGGCTCCATCCAGACTTACGCGAAAGATGCGCTGGCCGTGATGGATCAACTGAACGTGCCCAGCGCCATCATCGGCGGCATGTCGATGGGCGGCCCGATCGTCTTCGAGATGTACCGCACGGCCCCGGAACGCTTCAAGGGCATGTTGCTGATCGACACCATCGCCAACCCCGCCAACGTGGTGGAAAAAGCGGTGTGGGGCGGCATGGCGCAGAAGGCCGTGACGTATGGTCCGCAGTCCCTGGTGGGCGAACTGCTCAAGGACATGCTGACGGGACAGACGCGCCTGAGCAAACCCGGCGACGCGAAATTCCTGGGGGACATCGTGAAACAGGCCAGCGTTGCCGGGGATGTGGCGGGGGCCAGAGCGCTGTCCGAGCGGCCTGACTCGCTGCCCATGCTAGGCACCATCACGGTGCCAACCCTGATTCTGGAAGGCGTGGAGGACACGGTGTACCCGCCGCCGTTCGCCATGAAGATGCAGCAGAACATCGCGGGCAGCAAACTGGTGCTGATTCCTGGCGCGGCCCACGCCGCCATCTACGAGAACGCCGACGCCGCCAACCGCGCCATTGTGGACTGGGGACGGTCACAGAACTTCCGTTAA
- a CDS encoding nitric oxide synthase oxygenase: MTAALLPPLLAQAEAFLRLFYRESRLDGLDDRLNAVRVEVARTGQYTLSSDELTHGARVAWRNSARCVGRLPWRALTVRDLRQVTRPEEVFGHLLTHLYEALNDGHIRPIISIFGPGVRIHNPQLIRYAGYLQPGGEIIGDPANVALTAYLRRLGWKGGPGTRFDVLPLAIEAAGGIHLYELPADAIHEVQLTHPEVPALGELDLKWHVLPVISDMSLEIGGQVFACAPFNGWYLGTEIAARNLADTERYHQLPGVARALRLDTSQARSLWQDRALVELNVAVLHSFDAAGIRISDHHAVTRQFVRFENQEVRAGRAVRGRWSWLVPPLSPATTPVWHRQYVDGDEPPRFMHEQSAWADLQETVQCPFH; the protein is encoded by the coding sequence ATGACTGCCGCTCTGCTGCCGCCTCTTCTTGCCCAGGCTGAGGCTTTCTTGCGTCTGTTCTACCGAGAAAGCCGACTGGACGGCCTGGATGACCGGCTGAACGCCGTCCGGGTGGAAGTGGCGCGTACCGGCCAGTACACCCTCAGCAGCGATGAGCTGACCCACGGGGCACGGGTGGCGTGGCGCAACAGCGCGCGCTGCGTGGGCCGCCTACCGTGGCGGGCGTTGACGGTGCGTGACCTGCGCCAGGTCACGCGGCCAGAGGAGGTCTTCGGGCACCTGCTGACCCACCTGTATGAGGCCCTGAACGACGGTCATATCCGGCCCATCATCAGTATCTTCGGCCCCGGCGTTCGCATCCACAACCCCCAGCTCATCCGCTACGCAGGCTACCTCCAGCCGGGGGGTGAGATCATCGGCGACCCGGCAAACGTGGCCCTGACGGCGTATCTGCGTCGACTGGGCTGGAAGGGAGGCCCCGGAACCCGGTTTGATGTGCTTCCCCTGGCGATCGAAGCAGCGGGCGGCATTCACCTGTATGAGCTACCTGCGGACGCTATCCATGAGGTCCAGCTCACCCATCCGGAGGTCCCGGCACTGGGTGAGCTGGACTTGAAGTGGCACGTGCTGCCGGTCATCAGTGACATGAGTCTGGAGATCGGGGGTCAGGTCTTTGCCTGCGCGCCCTTCAACGGCTGGTATCTGGGCACTGAGATCGCCGCGCGCAACCTGGCCGACACCGAACGGTACCACCAGTTGCCCGGGGTGGCCCGGGCGCTGCGGCTGGACACGTCGCAGGCCCGGTCCCTGTGGCAGGATCGGGCGTTGGTGGAACTGAATGTGGCTGTGCTGCATTCTTTTGACGCGGCGGGCATTCGGATCAGTGACCATCACGCGGTGACCCGCCAGTTTGTGCGCTTTGAGAACCAGGAGGTTAGGGCCGGGCGCGCCGTGCGGGGCCGCTGGTCCTGGCTGGTACCGCCGCTCTCGCCCGCCACCACTCCGGTGTGGCACCGGCAGTATGTCGATGGCGACGAACCTCCCCGCTTTATGCATGAGCAGAGCGCATGGGCGGATCTGCAGGAGACGGTTCAGTGTCCCTTCCATTGA
- a CDS encoding recombinase family protein: MTESCHGSSPQPDGSPPESAHRLGYAHTSWEDKNTVRQLDGLRFDKVFTDKVSGENTHRLQLIALLGHAREGDTVVVHSMDRLTRNLDDLRSIPESFGKLMSETREMASSESRARPVSAQLG; encoded by the coding sequence TTGACAGAATCCTGTCACGGTTCAAGCCCCCAACCTGACGGGAGTCCCCCTGAATCCGCCCACCGCCTCGGCTACGCCCACACCAGCTGGGAGGACAAGAACACCGTTCGCCAACTGGACGGCCTGAGATTCGACAAGGTGTTCACCGACAAGGTCAGTGGCGAGAACACCCATCGCCTCCAGCTGATCGCCCTGCTGGGTCACGCCCGAGAGGGCGACACTGTGGTAGTCCACAGCATGGACCGCCTCACCCGCAACCTGGATGACCTCCGTTCGATACCTGAATCCTTTGGAAAATTGATGTCTGAAACGCGGGAAATGGCATCTTCAGAGTCAAGAGCGCGTCCAGTCTCGGCACAGCTTGGCTAA
- a CDS encoding TetR/AcrR family transcriptional regulator, giving the protein MSEPVDTAQRILDVAQALVQLRGFNAVSYTDISGPLGIRNASVHYHFPLKTDLGISLVRRYRRHTEEQLETILNATPSARQRLNRYLEAYRTVIHPDGRICLCTVLAGDAPTLPESMRREVEEFFKLNQTWLTQVLEHGNASGELQLRDTPELLAELLLAALEGAMLLARTSHAPGRFEAIGQRAIKAMLTF; this is encoded by the coding sequence ATGTCGGAGCCGGTAGACACTGCACAACGTATTCTGGATGTGGCCCAAGCCCTCGTTCAGCTGCGTGGATTCAATGCCGTGAGTTACACCGACATCAGCGGCCCGCTGGGTATTCGCAATGCCAGCGTTCATTACCATTTTCCGCTCAAGACCGATCTCGGCATCTCCCTCGTCCGCAGATACCGACGGCACACTGAGGAGCAGTTAGAAACCATTCTTAACGCCACCCCCTCGGCCAGACAGCGGTTGAACCGTTACCTGGAAGCCTACCGCACCGTTATCCATCCCGACGGCCGGATCTGTCTATGTACCGTGCTTGCTGGGGACGCACCGACTCTGCCAGAGTCCATGCGACGTGAAGTGGAGGAGTTCTTCAAGCTGAACCAGACGTGGTTGACTCAGGTGCTGGAGCACGGTAACGCCAGCGGGGAACTGCAGTTGCGTGACACTCCGGAACTCCTGGCGGAGCTGCTGCTGGCCGCGCTGGAAGGTGCGATGCTGCTGGCCCGGACCTCTCACGCCCCCGGGCGGTTTGAGGCTATTGGTCAGCGGGCCATCAAGGCCATGCTGACGTTCTGA
- a CDS encoding alpha/beta fold hydrolase, whose translation MPYVTVGQENNHPIDLYFEDHGAGQPVVLIHGYPLNGHSWERQEAALLAAGYRVIAYDRRGFGQSSQPSGGYDYDTFAADLNALLSHLDLHDVVLVGFSMGTGEVARYLGTYGSARVAKAVLIGSIPPFLLKTDDNPQGVDRSVFTGIEDAIRKDRFAYLTDFFKNFYNTDVLGGSHISDEAVRASWNVAARASATATLACVGTWLEDFRPDVAKIEVPTLIMHGDADRVLPVEATGARLPELIKGSESVVIEGGPHNILWTFADEVNSALLDFLNK comes from the coding sequence ATGCCCTATGTGACTGTCGGCCAGGAAAACAACCACCCCATCGACCTCTATTTCGAGGACCACGGCGCGGGTCAGCCTGTCGTGCTGATTCACGGCTACCCCCTCAACGGCCACTCCTGGGAGCGGCAGGAGGCGGCCCTGCTGGCGGCCGGCTACCGCGTCATCGCCTATGACCGCCGCGGCTTCGGCCAGTCCAGCCAGCCGTCCGGCGGCTACGACTACGACACCTTCGCCGCCGATCTGAATGCGCTACTGAGCCACCTGGACCTTCATGATGTGGTGCTGGTGGGCTTCTCGATGGGCACGGGCGAGGTCGCCCGTTACCTGGGGACCTACGGCTCGGCCCGCGTGGCAAAAGCGGTCCTGATCGGTTCCATCCCGCCGTTCCTGCTCAAGACCGACGACAATCCACAGGGCGTGGACCGCAGCGTGTTCACGGGCATCGAGGACGCCATCCGCAAGGACCGTTTCGCGTACCTGACTGACTTCTTCAAGAATTTCTACAACACCGATGTGCTGGGCGGCAGCCACATCAGTGACGAGGCGGTGCGGGCCAGCTGGAATGTGGCGGCCCGTGCTTCGGCCACCGCGACGCTGGCGTGTGTGGGGACGTGGCTGGAAGATTTCCGGCCGGATGTAGCGAAGATTGAGGTGCCCACCCTGATCATGCATGGGGACGCGGACCGCGTGCTGCCGGTCGAGGCCACGGGCGCGCGCCTGCCGGAGCTGATCAAGGGCAGCGAGTCTGTGGTGATCGAAGGGGGACCGCACAATATCCTGTGGACGTTCGCCGACGAGGTGAACTCCGCCCTGCTGGACTTCCTCAACAAGTAA
- a CDS encoding isocitrate lyase/PEP mutase family protein codes for MTQTLPVRPPLAAQARTFLKLHTVPEILVLANVWDVVSAQVVAATPGVRALATASHSIASTFGYADGENIPLDLHLDMVRRIVQAVDLPVTMDLEAGYGNAGETARRAIAAGVVGGNLEDQMRPLDEAVAAVRAVMAAGQEAGIEFVLNARTDALVRAAAETPRAQVLEEAIRRGQAFLDAGAPVVFIPGLVAREEIKTVVEALGAQKLTVISVPGVSLSVQELQELGVARVSTGPFTQRVALTALQDAAAGLVAGGELSAGTRALN; via the coding sequence ATGACGCAGACCCTGCCCGTCCGTCCCCCCCTTGCTGCCCAGGCCCGCACCTTCCTGAAACTGCACACCGTCCCAGAGATTCTCGTGCTGGCCAATGTCTGGGATGTGGTGTCCGCCCAGGTGGTCGCCGCGACTCCAGGTGTGCGTGCCCTGGCGACCGCCAGCCATTCCATCGCATCTACCTTCGGCTACGCCGACGGCGAGAACATTCCACTTGACCTGCATCTGGACATGGTCCGGCGGATCGTTCAGGCCGTGGATCTGCCAGTCACCATGGACCTGGAAGCTGGCTACGGTAACGCCGGCGAGACGGCGCGGCGGGCCATTGCAGCGGGTGTGGTTGGGGGCAATCTGGAAGATCAGATGCGGCCGTTGGACGAGGCGGTGGCTGCCGTACGCGCGGTGATGGCCGCTGGCCAGGAGGCGGGCATCGAGTTTGTCCTTAACGCCCGTACTGACGCCCTGGTGCGTGCTGCGGCCGAGACACCGCGCGCGCAGGTGCTGGAGGAAGCCATTCGCCGGGGACAGGCTTTTCTGGACGCAGGCGCTCCGGTGGTGTTCATTCCGGGTCTGGTGGCGCGTGAGGAGATCAAGACGGTGGTAGAGGCGCTGGGAGCACAGAAGCTGACCGTGATCAGCGTGCCGGGTGTAAGTCTGTCCGTGCAGGAACTGCAGGAACTGGGGGTGGCGCGCGTCTCCACCGGGCCCTTTACCCAGCGCGTGGCATTGACCGCCCTGCAGGACGCGGCAGCTGGGCTGGTGGCCGGTGGTGAGTTGTCGGCCGGGACACGGGCGCTGAACTGA
- a CDS encoding helix-turn-helix domain-containing protein — protein sequence MIRERQREDIKVAKKAGVYKGRKKTLTAVQVSDLQQRAVQWESKVSLARSFGISRVTVFQYLKGAPGKEGPGTMFLRWTRILALSFRHK from the coding sequence TTGATCCGCGAGCGTCAGCGTGAAGACATCAAGGTGGCCAAGAAGGCTGGCGTGTACAAGGGACGTAAAAAGACCCTGACGGCTGTCCAAGTCAGTGATCTGCAGCAGCGTGCAGTGCAGTGGGAGTCGAAGGTCAGCCTCGCCCGGTCCTTCGGCATCAGCCGGGTGACCGTCTTCCAGTACCTAAAGGGCGCACCCGGCAAGGAAGGTCCTGGGACGATGTTTCTCCGCTGGACCCGGATCCTGGCTCTTTCTTTTCGACACAAGTAG
- a CDS encoding DUF305 domain-containing protein, with product MKKRLTAAFTITTLGTLAFAQTGMTHGGMDHSQMGMGGGMQMTDMMGMMGGLDKLSGKGFDRAFLSMMVPHHQAAVEMSREILRTTRNAQVKTWATTIIKDQNTEIAQMNTLLKSYSGVDGKMAASMKGMMTGMVGDIRKAGSADKDRAFVKGMVPHHGSALMMANMALMQSQNKDILKLSRDIGRGQAQEIYDFQLWLLK from the coding sequence ATGAAAAAGAGACTCACAGCGGCATTCACCATCACCACCCTGGGCACGCTTGCCTTCGCACAGACGGGCATGACCCACGGCGGCATGGATCACAGCCAGATGGGCATGGGCGGCGGCATGCAGATGACCGACATGATGGGCATGATGGGCGGCCTGGACAAGCTGAGCGGCAAGGGGTTCGACCGGGCCTTCCTGTCGATGATGGTTCCCCACCACCAGGCGGCGGTGGAGATGAGCCGCGAGATCCTGAGGACCACCAGGAACGCGCAGGTCAAGACCTGGGCGACCACCATCATCAAGGACCAGAACACCGAGATTGCCCAGATGAACACCCTGCTCAAGAGCTACAGCGGCGTGGACGGCAAGATGGCCGCCAGCATGAAAGGCATGATGACGGGCATGGTGGGGGACATTCGGAAGGCCGGGTCTGCCGACAAGGACAGGGCGTTCGTCAAGGGCATGGTGCCCCACCATGGCAGCGCCCTGATGATGGCGAACATGGCCCTGATGCAGTCGCAGAACAAGGACATCCTGAAACTGTCGCGTGACATCGGCAGGGGACAGGCGCAGGAAATCTACGATTTCCAGCTGTGGCTGCTGAAGTAA
- a CDS encoding DUF302 domain-containing protein, with product MTEFALKRTFEADVDAVLERLKTALSAEGLGVLYTLEFSDIIADKTGHQLAARVVGLGVCSPDLARQALELDPSVAALLPCGAFVSGMQTGTEVGFLDPVLALGLTENEALGPLGVQARSMLQRVLDGI from the coding sequence ATGACCGAATTTGCCCTCAAGCGAACGTTCGAAGCCGATGTAGACGCCGTTCTCGAACGGCTGAAGACCGCACTCTCGGCCGAGGGTCTGGGTGTGCTCTACACCCTCGAATTCAGCGACATCATCGCCGACAAGACTGGACACCAGCTGGCAGCCCGCGTGGTGGGGCTTGGGGTCTGCTCGCCGGACCTGGCCCGACAGGCCCTCGAGCTTGACCCAAGTGTTGCTGCCCTGCTGCCCTGTGGCGCGTTTGTGAGCGGAATGCAGACTGGCACCGAGGTGGGCTTTCTCGACCCGGTGCTGGCGCTCGGGTTGACGGAAAACGAGGCGCTCGGCCCGCTCGGAGTTCAGGCCAGGTCGATGCTTCAACGGGTCCTGGACGGAATATGA
- a CDS encoding DoxX family membrane protein, translating into MIPDPPNLTPILPRQSPSPVPNDTLAWKVDALELRMVSWWARHGILLLRLTLGLVFFWFGIQKFFPGLSVAQDLATNTISVLTFGHLPARISLPVLATWECLIGLGLLSGRHLRVTLLLLFAQMAGTFLPLVFFPAETFKIVPWVPTLEGQYIIKNLVLIAAALVVGATSRGGRLIYSAEAADAAEQTQNLHARFRRRFHQNPGK; encoded by the coding sequence ATGATCCCAGATCCCCCCAATCTCACTCCCATCCTGCCCCGCCAATCGCCGTCCCCAGTGCCGAACGATACCCTGGCCTGGAAGGTCGACGCGCTAGAACTTCGTATGGTCAGCTGGTGGGCACGGCACGGCATCTTGCTGCTGCGGCTGACACTGGGGTTGGTGTTCTTCTGGTTCGGCATCCAGAAGTTCTTTCCAGGTCTCAGCGTGGCCCAGGATCTCGCCACCAACACCATCTCGGTGCTGACCTTTGGCCACCTGCCAGCACGGATCAGCCTGCCCGTGCTGGCCACCTGGGAATGCCTGATCGGACTGGGGCTGCTTTCGGGACGCCATTTACGCGTGACCCTGCTCCTGCTCTTCGCGCAGATGGCGGGCACCTTTTTGCCGCTGGTCTTTTTTCCGGCTGAGACTTTCAAGATCGTGCCGTGGGTCCCTACGCTGGAAGGGCAATACATCATCAAGAATCTGGTGCTGATCGCTGCCGCCCTGGTGGTGGGGGCCACCTCGCGCGGGGGACGGCTAATTTACAGCGCCGAGGCGGCTGACGCCGCTGAGCAGACGCAGAATCTCCACGCCCGTTTCCGCCGCCGTTTTCACCAGAACCCTGGAAAATAA